One Rhizoctonia solani chromosome 2, complete sequence DNA segment encodes these proteins:
- a CDS encoding Lipase (class 3) yields the protein MLFLLPAFVLALPLRAIAAPTNTTAPPGSLTEDAKQLTVGSVTPLNSAKVESSIPYGLFAAAAYCSPESRVSWQCKSCQADSIKDFQVYKSGGDGGRVQYWYVGWWPSQNSVVVGRQGTDLTKIEAIITDVTLLPVELSSTQFPGRPILAKAHVGFLASHTRSAVDILSAVKGVLAQRNATKILVIGHSLGAALATLDGLYLQTQLGSAVNVTVKGFGGPRVGNDVFADFVNEKISSITRITNKKDIVPVLPPVSLGFRHTTGEEHINADGVWNSCAGQDNLSPDCSTGQVLTGGVVLNDHLGPYAGGVMIGQDIGTC from the exons ATGCTGTTTCTCTTGCCAGCCTTCGTTCTAGCTCTTCCTCTCAGGGCCATTGCTGCACCTACCAACACTACTGCTCCTCCCGGATCTTTGACTGAAGATGCAAAGCAGCTGACGGTCGGATCAGTTACTCCCCTTAATTCGGCGAAAGTTGAAAGTTCTATCCCGTATGGATTGTTCGCAGCCGCTGCATACTGTAGTCCGGAATCACGGGTCAGTTGGCAGTGCA AGTCATGTCAGGCCGACTCCATTAAAGATTTCCAGGTGTACAAAAGCGGGGGCGATGGAGGCCGGGTTCAGTACT GGTATGTAGGCTGGTGGCCATCTCAGAACTCAGTTGTTGTTGGACGTCAAGGAACGGACCTTACCAAGAT AGAAGCAATTATTACAGATGTCACACTCCTCCCTGTTGAGCTCTCAAGCACCCAATTCCCTGGCCGCCCGATTTTAGCCAAAGCTCATGTTGGCTTCTTAGCGTCACACACGCGTTCGGCTGTTGATATCCTGAGCGCTGTCAAGGGTGTGTTGGCTCAGAGGAACGCCACAAAGATACTGGTAATTGGACACTCACTGGGCGCTGCGCTGGCAACCCTAGATGGTCTATACTTGCAAACCCAGCTCGGAAGCGCAGTAAATGTTACCGTAAAAGGATTTGGAGGACCTAGG GTGGGAAACGATGTATTTGCCGATTTCGTCAACGAAAAG ATTTCAAGCATCACCCGTATTACTAATAAGAAGGATATTGTTCCAGTGTTGCCCCCAG TGTCACTTGGCTTCAGGCACACAACTGGCGAAGAACATATTAACGCCGATGGGGTATGGAACAGCTGTGCGG GACAAGATAACCTGAGTCCAGATTGCTCGACGGGACAAGTCCTGACTGGAGGAGTGGTACTAAATGACCATCTTGGACCATATGCCGGTGGCGTAATGATAGGACAGGATATTGGTACATGCTAG